One stretch of Oncorhynchus clarkii lewisi isolate Uvic-CL-2024 chromosome 3, UVic_Ocla_1.0, whole genome shotgun sequence DNA includes these proteins:
- the LOC139405809 gene encoding uroplakin-1a-like: MADGKGFTCFMVILILGNIFGAAAGLALCALAIWVAVDQFKLYPISGVSGKDDIFAGAWIAIFTGFAFFCMCVFGILAAAKKSRALMLTYLILMLIIYIFECASCITAVTHRDYLVGNSNLVKKQMLKYYAADGDSGSRITLTWNKVMKEVECCGTDGPVDWIEYNSTFREKFGTDYPWPTHCCKRKNNYEVVNVEACKNGQNTTMFTKGCFNHIESVFSRYTWAISWYGFAVLMFMFWLLILAMVYYLML, translated from the exons ATGGCTGATGGAAAGGGATTCACCTGTTTTATGGTCATTCTCATCCTGGGGAATATATTTGGAGCT GCAGCAGGTCTTGCCCTTTGCGCTCTGGCCATCTGGGTTGCAGTAGATCAATTCAAGCTCTACCCTATATCTGGTGTGTCGGGGAAAGATGACATCTTTGCCGGGGCCTGGATTGCCATTTTCACAGGCTTTGCCTTCTTCTGCATGTGTGTCTTTGGTATCTTGGCTGCTGCGAAGAAGAGCCGTGCCTTAATGCTAACA TATCTGATCCTGATGTTGATCATCTACATATTTGAGTGTGCCTCGTGTATCACTGCAGTCACCCACAGAGACTAT CTGGTTGGAAACAGTAATCTGGTGAAGAAGCAGATGCTGAAGTACTATGCAGCCGACGGTGACTCTGGAAGTCGGATCACACTGACATGGAACAAAGTGATGAAAGAG GTGGAGTGTTGTGGAACGGATGGCCCAGTGGACTGGATAGAGTACAACTCCACCTTCAGGGAGAAGTTTGGTACAGACTACCCTTGGCCCACCCACTGCTGCAAGAGGAAGAACAACTACGAGGTGGTGAATGTGGAGGCCTGCAAGAACGGCCAGAACACCACCATGTTCACTAAG GGCTGCTTCAACCACATTGAGTCTGTGTTCAGTCGATATACATGGGCTATCAGCTGGTATGGTTTCGCTGTGCTAATGTTTATG TTCTGGCTGTTGATCCTGGCCATGGTGTACTACCTGATGCTATGA